The sequence TGGTGCCGGCGATGATTGCTCACCCATTTCAGGATCGAGCCCTGCACCGCCATCGTGGCGATCGCCGCGAGGATCGTCCGCATCACCGGCCCGCAGCGGTAGCTGCGGTGCACGAAGTAGCGATGCATGAAGCCGATCCCCAGCGTGGTCAGCACGAACATGCCGGCGAAGACCGAGATCTCCACCCACCCGATGCCATACGTGAAAGCCCAGATCAGCGCCCCGATCGAACCTCCGATCATCATCGCGAACGAGATGTAGGAATCGCGAAATTTGGCGTCGACCACCGGTCCGTCGACCAGCACGCCCGGCGGCATTTTTGGCGGCATCGCCTGGGCATCCTGCTCCGGAGCCACGCCCTCGATCACGGTCATTTCAGCCGATCCATGTCCGTAGAAAACCAACGCTGCTGCAACGCAGGGTACAGAGGCCGGTTATATCGGGCAACCCGTGGAATCGCGGTGCGGCGCTCGCCCCGCCGCAAGCGGGAGAGGGAGTCCAGCGCCGATGCCGCCGCATCGTACGCGCCATATGCGATTGCCCTGGCTCTCGCAGGGTGGGCGAAGCGAAAGCGTGCCCACCATCTGCATGTCGTGGACACGGCGCTCTGCGCCTTTGCCCACCCAACGCATCGTCGCTGGCCTTCACCACCAATACGGCCAGCGCCAGCCCTCATAGCGCACATAGGACGGCACCAGCGGCGGACCGTAGGGATCGACGCGGTCGTCCTCGGGGCGATAACGATAGCGCGGAACGATGTTGTAATCCCACGGCGTTGGCCGGAGCACGGGCGCCGTGACGATCAGCCTCTCTTGTGGTGCGCGAACGACGACGGCCTTCCGCGCCCTCGCTTCCGCACCTGATGTTCCCAGGCTTACCAGCACCAGCGCCGTTCCGAGCGCACACGCGGCAGTCATGATCTTCATGGCTTGGTCTCCTTCCCGGGAAGAGTGCGCAAGGATGCAAGGCAAGTCAATTCGCTCTCGACGTGGCGTCCGGCACCGGTCCAGCAAACGAGTCCGTGAGCGAAAGGGAAACAGCCGCGCCACGCGGGGCTCTCAGCCGCACCGCCCCACCATGCCACCATACCCCTGTTTTGCCCGACGGGTCAAACAAAACTTCGGTTTTAGCGAACCGCTGAAATCCTTGTTGAAATCCTTGGAGATTTCTACTATGCATGGGGTTGTTTTCGACATTTTTGTTGGCAGCGGCTCCGGAAAGTGCGGAGCGCGCGCCTACGCCGCGTCGGCGTCCTCGGGCGCAGGCCCCGCGACGAGATCATCGACACTAACCATCAGCAGATCGGCAATGTGCATCAGCTGATAAAGCGGAATGTCCGCCTCGCCTTGCTCGGCCAGTGCGACGAAGGCGGGCGTGACGCCGATGCGCTCGGCGATCTGCGCCTCGGTATAGCCACGCATTTCGCGCGCCGCCTTGACGCGCGCGCCGATGCCAAGCCGCTGTCGGGACTGCTCGTCCGCGGTCATCATCGCGGCCTGCTCGTC comes from Bradyrhizobium diazoefficiens and encodes:
- a CDS encoding helix-turn-helix domain-containing protein, with translation MSEHRAARRHHTLRTGMVEFDNGTGSSISVPCTIRDVSATGARLQLNSSLWVPDRFAVIFSSGLRKDCRLAWRKGRLIGGAFTDGYASADEQAAMMTADEQSRQRLGIGARVKAAREMRGYTEAQIAERIGVTPAFVALAEQGEADIPLYQLMHIADLLMVSVDDLVAGPAPEDADAA